Genomic window (Diabrotica undecimpunctata isolate CICGRU chromosome 6, icDiaUnde3, whole genome shotgun sequence):
attttAAGGAGAATTGAATTCTCTATttaacattacatttttaactaaaatatttttttaagggtacaaaaacaattttttttaatttaattcaactaaattacaactaatgatttaattcataatgtactgtaaagtaaccaaattatgcataacaattattttaaattaattgttcgaaatgccatccatcggttcctgccatgactttctgaagtaaatacttaaaaaatcaaaaataataatggacacaaaaagttatctcataaacactgaaactttttgtcaaatgttaattcgagcaagtgatagtggcatagttactgtaatatttattgacgtaaatgttttgattttgttaATTGTCATCAGTACTTTTGTatactaaattatggctcacctaaatgaaacacaacacatagaaatattaattcttagcggacgcggagataaaaaaagaacacagaacgaggtatgcaatttattcaatgcaaaatatccagaaagacccatcagccaatcaacagtaagtaaaatagtccgaaaatttggagaacatgggcacgttaaacatattccaaacgctgggcgtcctaaaattgaagacaatgtgaaacttgatattttattaaatgtacatgacaatcctcacagtagttcaacacaaatgggtgaatatgctggagtttcccaacgatcggtattacgtatttaaaaaaatgaaaaataccatccctacaaaattcaactacatcaATAATTAAACTACGACGATCCCGATCACcggcttcaattttctgaaattatgcaggatttatgtatccgcaatccacatttcatcaatcCAATCCTTTTTTCCGTtgaagccacattttttatacatggtaccgtgaatcgtcaaaattgcagatattggagtcaagaaaacccacattggatgactgagtcacacacgcaatatcctcagaaagtaaatgtatgggcagggatcattaatgacagaatcattggcccttttttctttgaagaaaattaacaggagaacgttatttaacttttttgagaaatcaacttatacctgtccttgctgacatgtatccaaatgccaataatccaaatttacctagtgaaaatatctggtttcaacaagatggggccccttcgcattacgcatgtgaagtacgtcaatttttaaactattgctttcccaggaggtggatcagaagacgaggttttatagagtgaccagcaaggtcgccagatctaacacctctagagtttttcctgtggggttacataaaatcaaaagtgtATGTCAATAGACaattatgaattaaatcattagttgtaatttagttgaatttaaattaaaaaaaattgtttttgtacccttaaaaaatattttagttaaaaatgtaatgtcgttaagtagagaattaaattctcgtttaaatgaggtgtcgcataaaccgatttctatttaaaaaaattaacgattacgtcactacacctacaccggtgacatcatccctactccatgtacgttataacaaAAAtagacctgtttcgggatttccctcaaaactcgacggttctcgaaataatgataatattccataatttagccgttcactgtataacATGTATAATTTCTTACAACAGtctatttttggtagcggtggtctgctaagtgggtttgtcgcattaaactcttgtacggcacatGCCATTTCACTTACTAGGCTATTGTGTaactcgttgttgtcctgctgTCGTTGACCtcaactagctcttggttatgaatctcccgttcgacttcgcttctgatgatATCACATCTAGTTTCTGgtataagattatttcttataattacccggtattgatctgctattcgctgttctaccacttgaatctctgggtactgGGTAATAAAATGAAAGCCACAATTTAAGatcaaaatatgtatatttttgatgtttagatttctacttcagaaatcgttctcaaaatataaaacattgataagttacaaattttgttttttattacttggttaaaaatttttctaataatttaagtTTATCTGACTCATCCATATTATTATTGAAAATTCAGACAACTTTAAAATTATGTAtgttgtaagatagttcattctattacatgaaatcaactttaatttgagaatatccgttagaaaaaatcatagcatgtgattcgtctttaaaaagacaaccatatgtaatgatgacagtaaaattctcctattactgattccatagtaaatcatgacgAAAAAAGAGGAAATTGATTAGAATGACTAACAAGAATTGTCAGTCTTATGAAGTAGAATCATTCCCCGGTTGGATAACTAATGGTGCTATTGGcagtaaaacaggatattcgttttctatttttataacaTGGGCTTAGCAAATTTGgtttatatatacagggtgtcccataattaatttgacattagctaatgggtgatagctgacatcaaaatataGCGATTGAGCTCAACTTGCTTAGGCTTTGGGTATAaactacctctaccaatccacctttgaggataaatttcatctagataatttctaacttctgggctataatgtggtggtgcaccatcatgcatgtaccaagagttaCGTCTTAAATTTAGACGTATGTCTTCTAAAGAGTTGGTAAATCTTctctcaaaaaatttagatacgttactccgtcaagcctagttggtaattcgaatggtcctacaatacaatccccaaatatgccacaccagatatttatggaaaactcatgttgaaaatggtgttcttgaaatgcatgaggattttctgtcgcataggtatggctattgcgccagttaaaAACACCTCTTCTAGTAAATGTGtcttcatcggtaaataaaattttattataaaatattggaTCATAACAtatcataaactgactaaatcggagccttgctggaaaatcctgtggtaaaagatctgtactggagtaaaacaatacggatacagattttctgtccgtattattcttgacaccgtagatttgcttataccagtggccgcagaaacaagccttgtactggtttctggatcttctgcaacacgcacaacaatttcatcctccatatccgcatcacttactctcggtcttccagcattcctgtttttgggATGAAGTGACCCCGTTTCGCCTAATCTGTCAAACAattatctaatagttttatggtttggttgcCTTCTATTGGAATAAAGTTCGAAATAGCGTTAAGCTGCTTTAtgagaacaaaaattttcctgggcatacaaacagatcatatcgcCCATTCTACATTAGAAAAGTCACTACAACGTGGCATTTTACCTTTATCTcaagtggtttataaaaaacttaatagcactttgacaaataatgactcgcactgcactttgacaactaataataaataaattcgtagttacgtctTGACTTTGCCATTAAATTCACAGTATACCTAGGTACCTGCTTGTTttgcgaaaaattaaataaagacatgcgtatcattaacaaaataagtttatttcgaaaacggtgtacttttttgaaacaggaataccttttttgtgtagaattgaatgttatttcatgttttttttcttcgaatgtttatacagggcggacaaaaaaattatggccacattaatgaaccaatgttatagtaggtggcgccaattagtgtcaatggtaaaactaatatcattttcactTAAATTGAATAGtcttcaatatatccctaaacataatataaaaacatattaatgaatcaccctgtagaacgaaaactagcaacattttgcctaagcaatttgcaAAGGCTTTATTTTGAtatcagctatcacccattagctaatgtataattaattattatatatatatatatatatatatatatatatatatatatatatatatatataatcaggtTTTCGGTCAAAAAAAAGTggagagaaaaaagacaaagaaggtggctacttcatctatttattgaagactaATCAGAAagcataattttgaggtggtcaaagaattcaaatacctaggagcaacaattaccagtgaaaacacaggagaacgggaggttgaaatacgaatactggcggggaataaatcattctttgccattcaacatctaatgaggtcaaagcttctctcaaggcgtgccaaaatccaaatgtacaaaaccataatacgaccagcagtgacatatggaagtgaaacatggacattgagaaagaaagaaatcaataagctattagtatgggaacgcaaaatcctgcgaattatatatggtccttgcagggacagcgtgacaaatgaatggaggagcagatacaacaatgaaatagactctcttcgggaaaggaaacatcgtaagatacataaaggccaatagattaagatgggcaggccacgtggtacggagtgatgacgacagactgattagcaatgtgttttgggaaagaccagatggtagaagatcgacaggaaggcctagaaaaaggtggaaagacgcagtcagggaagacctggagaagatggaagtaaggccatgggaaataatagcacaggatcggaatcaatggaaggcaatagtaaatgcggcaaaaactcacgaagagttgtaaaagccaatgatgatgatgaatcagaaagcatcatcagttcatctaaaaagaacaatatgaaaaaaccaaacatccatagaaaagttattataagtgtttTACCTGTGACCAGTTACCAATGAtcttaaatatgtaaagaagcttacgacaatggacattataagattatgttgtatatacaattaattgaaactaaatacagattacaaattaactcaaacttagcacagcaaaagaccatgtggtaattgtacatgtatataaaaattatgtaaaaaagcttaagtaaaaaacattaatttgcagagaactaacaagatcataagatgcacttccaactGTATATTcttagttaaatttaaaattgattaagattgaaatatagtaatatttaaaaatataatgaggTTGCCACTCTTAGCTTCTTAGCTGCTGCCGGTTAAATGGAAGCAACAAGTAGAAGCCACCCACAAGGCGAATtaccaacctctagtgcaatagagcggtaaatttaaagaatatgataaatttgggtgaTAAACCTGTCAGTAAAAaccaaagaaagaaagaaaaaggtggttaagatcaccatttttcCCCCAGTGATTGGTTAAGAAAGACAATGAACAAACAAGTGAGGTGGtcaatccatatatatatatatatatatatatatatatatatatatatatatatatatatatatatatatatatatatatatatatataacctaaagctaagattaatactattaaaaCATTTAATTCTCTTAAACTCAACAGACTTCTgggttaaaccgcgtcgattatcatcgcactgagctttcgacatcttctttgatgtctttttcaTTGCTTCTGAGATCTtggtctcccgagcccccaggcACTAcgacactgatcactaatcaatgcattactggtgctgggaatagaggacaAGCATTTGTACCATGGTggcgtggtttgggtggaggttggtgCGAACATTTCTGACGGTGGGATTTTGATTGgaggacgatattttctttatgaatgATATTTTcttcatgtcgaaggtaaccggatgcagtcatctcttttattaatataatttgaccttttttcaatttctatgttTTCTCTAGTTCTAAACAGTTTTGGATGAGAGCTCTTTTCACGATGAACTTGCATATATACAGTTAAATTAAacttaagaaaaaatattttaaacaaatttcacactttgAGATCTTTTTTTGGATGTACTTTCGAATGTCTTTTAAATGTAATATTATGATAAAACtgattaaaacaaatttcacatttgtaggttttttttttcaatgtgcACTATCAAATGAGTTTCCAaatgatttttctaaaaaaactgcATCGAATAAATTTcgcacttataaggtttttcttcagtgtgaaatctgaaatgtgttttcaaagaacTTTCTGCAGTAAACTGCtcaaaacaaatatcacacttgtaagGATTTTCGgtagtgtgcactctcaaatgtttttttttttaattacttttatcagtaaactgcttaaaacaaatatcacacttgttaAGTTTTTCACCAGTGTGTACTCTCACATGAGTGTCCAAATGATTTTTCTGGGAAAACTGCATCGAACAAATTTCTCACGTGTAAGGTGTTTATCCAGTGTGCACtttcaaatgtctttttaaatgACCTGCTTGACTAAACTTcttaaaacaaacttcacacttgtaaggtttttctccagtgtgcactctcgaATGTGTTTTCAAAGGACCtgatttaataaattgtttaaagcaAATTTCGCATTtgaaaggtttttctccagtgtgcaatctcaaatgtgtATTTAAGGTACTTTTATcagtaaactgctttaaacaaatttcgcacttgtaaggtttttctccagtgtgtaatctcaaatgtattttcaaagaaCTATCtttagtaaactgcttaaaacaaatatcacaattgtaaggtttttctccagtgtgcactctcatatGAATATCCAAATGATTTTTCTGGGAAAACTGCAgcgaacaaatttcacacttgtaaggtttttctctagTGTGCACTCTCACATGTATATTTAAATTAGTTTTAGaagtaaactgctttaaacaaatttcacacttgtaaggtttttctctagTGTGCACTCTCacatgtatttttaaattagttttagaagtaaactgctttaaacaaatttcacacttgtaaggatGTTCAGTagtatgcactctcaaatgtttcTTTAAATGACTTTTATcagtaaactgctttaaacaaattccGCACTCGtcaggtttttctccagtgtgcactctcaaatgactTCTCAATTGATGTTTCTCGGAAAACTGtgtcaaacaaatttcacacttgtaaggtttttctccagtgtgcaatctcaaatgtcttttcaaagaACCTTCCTGAGTAAACGGCTTAcaacaaatatcacacttgtaaggtttttctccagtgtgtgatctcaaatgtattttcaaagaaCTTTCtatagtaaactgcttaaaacaaatatcacacttgtaaagtttttcaccagtgtgtactctcatatgAATGTCCAAATGATTTTTTTGGGAAAACTGCatcaaacaaattttacacttgtaaggtttttctccagtatgcactctcacaTGAATGTCCAATTGTTTATTTCGGGAAAACTGcatcaaacaaatttcacacttgtaaggtttttctccagtgtgcactctcacaTGAGTGTCCAAATGATTTTTCTGGGAAAACTGcatcaaacaaatttcacacttgtaaggtttttctccagtgtgcactctcacatgtatttttaaattagttttagaagtaaactgctttaaacaaatttcacacttgtaaggtttttctccagtatgcactctcacaTGAGTGTCCAAATGATTTTTCTGGGAAAACTGCATCGAACAAATTTGGCACTTGTAAGGTCTTTGTCCAATCACAACTTTCATATTCtgattgaatatttttctttcagtatGTGGACTTACATAATTTCCTTCATGAGATGAATGTCCAATTAGTGTCTCCGTAATTTCCATTTTGTTTCCCTCTTGAAGATAACCTAAAATACACactaacataaatataaatatttgagaATAAGAGAAAATAAATGCAAAAATAAAGAATTTAGAAGCCtgtgtttctgtcttttatataATGTAGTAGGCAGCCCCTTGCCTTTTAATGCATACCTCAATGCATTTAATATAAGCAGATTAAcaccaaaaaaataataatatttatttatttgatgaaAAACTCCAATTACAATGTATATTTTATAGATTAAAagataattaacaaaataaaagataaaaataataaatttactttctgatatcaAGTACTGTTTCTTTAAGTTTGCTATTTGATATGTTAAAGATGTCAATGCATTTATTTGTATTGAAGTACTGCAATATTGTGTATATTGGCACATTTTTACCATAATTTGTATTGTGAAAGGTAGTGTAGAGTATATTTGTATTTCTAAGTGGCTGGAGTTACACACAGATGAAGGCATGTAAAAATCAGGATATCATCTAAATTAGTGACCTCAAAGGTCATCCTTACGAAATGGTTTGACAACAAGGCGATGGTAATGGCCTCAAACTATATGAGTGTGGGTACGGTGGACCAGTATAGAAGATGGGATAAGGTGGCGAAAGAGTATATCAATATTCCACGACCAGAAGTAATAAAGCATTACAATGAACATATGGGAGGTGTCGATAAAATGGACTTTTAATTACTCTCTACCGGACTTTCATTTGAAGTCACAAGTGGACACTTTGACTTTTCACTCATGCTATCGATTTACCTTGTACAAATGCCTGGCTTGAATATAAGTCAAAAGCAATGGTACTCGGTGTACAAAAAAGATGGTTTTAGACCTTTTACACTTTCGGGCGGTTGTTGCTGAAGCCCTCATTTTGGGTAACAAAACTAATCCAGCAAAACGAGGACGACCATCAGCTACACCTCCTTCTACACCCTCCACAAGCAGAGGATGACAAGAACAAGCACCCGTAGATGATGTTCGACTGGATCAATATGGCCATTTTCCAGTTTTTGATAAcaaaagttttgttttaaattaaataatatttaatagaagctttttgtgttattatttcccaaaaaaaaaatataaatatttgatcaaatatttacctGTCACCAAATTTACCATTGAGTCCCAGTGTGCACTGTGGTGCACACAACATAACtcaaaaattattaaacttaGGCTTTTGAACAAAACgtcaaattacaaaaaaataaaaatactaatgTGCCAAAAACCAGAATTTTTTATCATCGCAAAATAAATCAGGACCGAAAGGGTTAACTGAAATTTTCTCAAAAAGATGAGTCAAAGCAAGAATACTAATTCTTTACTTGAGAAGATTTGTACTTCATGCATTATTTTAAGGAAATGTTGAAAGGGCATGCTATAAGTGAAGTTACCTGtgttaaaaaaatatcatttaactatgtaagtatttaattttaaattgtctCTTATATACccttaaattgtattttattccTAATTGTACTACTTAAATTATTCTTTGGAACTACTGCTaaatattttctgaaaaaatgTATATGTGTACTTACAAAaccaattttgtttatttttaacagaTCACTTGGTACTGGTAGCTTTCCCAGTCTCTGGAAGAAAAGTTTTTTAAAGCCGATTTTTAAATCGGGTGCAAGGAACGATATATCAAACTATCGAGCTGTCTGTAATCAGTCAGAGCTGCCCAAGTTGCTTGATTGTTTGGTTAGTAAGAAACTGACATGGAGTTTTAGAAGCATTTTTAATCCTGAAC
Coding sequences:
- the LOC140442594 gene encoding uncharacterized protein, whose translation is MEVKQENSEDVCKVEVEYNELNAFWDGFKCEPQEESNKQSTYDYLDLKEDPKIEQHGNKLKPFSELQKTEKGYLQEGNKMEITETLIGHSSHEGNYVSPHTERKIFNQNMKVVIGQRPYKCQICSMQFSQKNHLDTHVRVHTGEKPYKCEICLKQFTSKTNLKIHVRVHTGEKPYKCEICLMQFSQKNHLDTHVRVHTGEKPYKCEICLMQFSRNKQLDIHVRVHTGEKPYKCKICLMQFSQKNHLDIHMRVHTGEKLYKCDICFKQFTIESSLKIHLRSHTGEKPYKCDICCKPFTQEGSLKRHLRLHTGEKPYKCEICLTQFSEKHQLRSHLRVHTGEKPDECGICLKQFTDKSHLKKHLRVHTTEHPYKCEICLKQFTSKTNLKIHVRVHTREKPYKCEICLKQFTSKTNLNIHVRVHTREKPYKCEICSLQFSQKNHLDIHMRVHTGEKPYNCDICFKQFTKDSSLKIHLRLHTGEKPYKCEICLKQFTDKSTLNTHLRLHTGEKPFKCEICFKQFIKSGPLKTHSRVHTGEKPYKCEVCFKKFSQAGHLKRHLKVHTG